One Pempheris klunzingeri isolate RE-2024b chromosome 22, fPemKlu1.hap1, whole genome shotgun sequence DNA segment encodes these proteins:
- the cax1 gene encoding cation/H+ exchanger protein 1, whose product MSQQRSSLTPGDAENLRRRSAADSAETSANPEQQQRFPQRQSQSEWPCVGPQHPELGVVETPSPDASANHFCHYTPKCFLTVHRGGHGASARSTPSRGVRSTPSRYGEEGWHEGTTKTTIRAENEVEAHREANNYKFGFRKWKGHVTERPIEDRSEIIKELHSDLSIVKPREGSVLNFGNIVYVFLFGWWISLLYLLMCPVMFLTILGVPYGKLCLKLSWYFIWPFGKSVEKVSNVVKRSILNPQKCEVIPEERDREDRRDVGRDKDSEPLLVSSPIPVEIPVPEPPATKMSRHWCRLSTYVWLLLGYPVLAVVHSLVCVLAWILVFTIPVAKMNARMMTTVLLMAPEDVRIHRHEKTLGCETRVVLCCYQAFNVYYYKYTFQGINIFALNLLPLVLLTLIIGYTDHEHNYFSAEVKFATAITSIIPLSYYIGMGIASISAQSNFAVGAVVNATFGSITEMTFYITALLQGQRAGTKCYEEIVKAALTGTLLGCILFIPGICMIIGGTKHREQRFNSRSAGVSSALLFISIGGVFAPTLFSKIFGNLVCESCTSIPGNSSVPFMCKDCHYDTSQTDPHLILSQIEPLVYTISVLLPAAYLIGLIFTLKTHSHIYDIHISDGQGGHANGQFAQEGSCTYHPTGEVVTGHLLAANSCINATSEVVAPAGHHVVHWSRWRALAVLIIATVLMACCADLSTENIEPMLTHSSISQYFIGVTVLAMVPELPEIVNGIQFALQNNISLSLEVGSCIAVQVCMIQIPLLILFNAFYDVGFMLVFNDIHLWASIFSVILVNYIFMDGKCDYFQGTALVVVYLILLALYFFAPSPRSC is encoded by the exons ATGTCCCAGCAGAGGTCTTCCCTGACGCCCGGAGATGCGGAGAACCTGCGGAGAAGATCGGCGGCTGATTCCGCAG AGACCAGTGCAAATCCTGAACAGCAACAGCGATTTCCACAGCGACAGTCCCAAAGCGAGTGGCCTTGCGTCGGCCCCCAGCATCCAGAGTTAGGCGTGGTGGAGACACCCTCCCCAGATGCTTCTGCCAACCATTTCTGCCACTACACACCAAAATGTTTTCTCACCGTCCACAGAG GAGGACACGGGGCCTCAGCCCGATCTACTCCATCGCGAGGTGTCCGGTCTACTCCGTCCAGGTATGGAGAGGAGGGCTGGCATGAAGGCACCACAAAGACCACGATCAGAGCGGAGAATGAGGTGGAGGCACACAGGGAGGCCAACAACTACAAG TTTGGCTTCAGAAAGTGGAAGGGCCATGTAACAGAGAGGCCCATTGAAGACAGATCAGAGATCATCAAAGAGCTCCACTCTGATCTGAGCATTGTTAAACCTAGAGAag GCTCAGTGCTCAACTTTGGGAACAtagtttatgtgtttttatttggatGGTGGATATCTTTACTCTACCTCCTCATGTGTCCTGTAATGTTCCTGACAATCCTCGGTGTCCCTTATG GCAAACTTTGTTTAAAGTTGTCGTGGTACTTTATTTGGCCATTTGGGAAGTCAGTAGAAAAG GTCAGTAATGTTGTTAAAAGATCCATTCTTAACCCTCAAAAGTGTGAGGTCATTCCTGAAGAGAGGGACCGTGAAGACAGGAGGGACGTTGGCAGGGACAAGGACTCCGAGCCCCTTCTGGTGTCTTCCCCAATCCCTGTCGAGATCCCTGTCCCAGAACCACCAGCTACAAAAATGTCAAGGCACTGG TGCCGCCTCAGCACTTATGTTTGGTTGTTACTGGGTTACCCTGTCCTGGCTGTGGTCCACTCCCTGGTCTGCGTGCTCGCTTGGATCCTGGTCTTCACGATACCTGTAGCCAAGATGAATGCTCGCATGATGACCACGGTCCTCCTCATGGCACCAGAGGACGTTCGGATTCACAGACACGAGAAG ACTCTTGGGTGTGAGACCAGAGTTGTCTTATGCTGTTATCAAGCTTTCAATGTGTATTATTACAAATACACTTTCCAAGGAATCAACATTTTTGCTCTCA ACCTGCTTCCCCTGGTATTACTCACGCTGATTATTGGCTACACTGACCATGAACACAATTACTTCAGTGCAGAGGTCAAGTTTGCCACAGCCATCACTTCCATCATACCTCTGTCCTACTATATTGGCATGGGTATAGCCAG TATTTCGGCACAGAGTAACTTTGCAGTGGGAGCGGTGGTGAATGCGACGTTTGGCTCCATCACAGAGATGACTTTCTACATCACAGCACTGCTGCAGGGACAACGCGCTGGCACCAAGTGTTATGAAGAGATCGTTAAAGCAGCACTCACTGGGACCTTGCTCGGGTGTATCCTGTTCATACCG GGTATCTGTATGATCATTGGAGGCACCAAACACAGGGAGCAGCGGTTTAACAGTCGTTCAGCAGGAGTGAGCTCTGCTTTACTCTTCATATCCATAGGAG GTGTGTTTGCTCCCACCCTTTTCTCAAAGATATTCGGCAACCTGGTGTGTGAAAGCTGCACCAGTATTCCAGGCAATTCCAGCGTACCCTTCATGTGCAAGGATTGTCACTACGACACG agtcAAACTGACCCACATTTGATTCTGTCCCAAATTGA gCCGCTGGTGTACACGATTTCTGTGCTACTGCCTGCTGCATACCTGATCGGCCTCATCTTCACGCTGAAGACCCACTCCCATATCTATGATATCCATATCAGTGACGGCCAAGGGGGGCATGCAAATGGTCAGTTCGCACAAGAGGGTAGCTGCACCTACCACCCCACTGGTGAGGTCGTCACTGGGCATCTCCTTGCAGCCAACTCCTGTATTAATGCCACCAGCGAAGTGGTTgcaccag CCGGTCATCATGTAGTCCACTGGTCCCGGTGGAGGGCTCTTGCAGTGCTGATTATTGCCACAGTGTTGATGGCCTGCTGCGCTGACCTCAGCACGGAGAACATAGAGCCCATGCTGACCCATTCCTCCATTTCCCAG TACTTCATCGGTGTCACAGTGCTGGCCATGGTGCCAGAGCTTCCTGAGATTGTCAATGGGATCCAGTTTGCACTGCAGAACAACATCAGCCTGAG ccTTGAAGTAGGCAGTTGCATTGCTGTGCAGGTCTGCATGATCCAGATTCCACTGCTCATACTCTTCAATGCCTTCTAT gatgTTGGATTCATGCTCGTGTTCAATGATATTCATCTGTGGGCCAGCATCTTCAGTGTCATTCTGGTCAACTACATCTTCATGGATGGAAAATGTGACTACTTCCAAG GCACTGCTCTAGTTGTGGTCTACCTCATCCTTTTGGCCCTTTACTTCTTTGCTCCGTCTCCACGCTCTTGTTGA